The Struthio camelus isolate bStrCam1 chromosome 5, bStrCam1.hap1, whole genome shotgun sequence genome has a segment encoding these proteins:
- the APLNR gene encoding apelin receptor, giving the protein MEEVTDAYAYGDNQSECEYAEWGPSPALLPAIYLLVFLLGTAGNGLVLWTVFKGGRERRRSADTFIANLAAADLAFVATLPLWAAYACLGYHWPFGTAACKVSSYLVFVNMYASVFCLTGLSFDRYLAIVRPMATAKLRSRVSGLVATAALWALAALLALPAMVLRRAAALAGDGKVTCYMDYAGVAAPGTESAWEVGLGLSSTALGFAAPFGVMLTCYFFIGRTVASHFGRERGEGGPRERRRRLLTIIAVLVATFGACWLPFHLVKTVYGLMDLEVLPWSCALHAFLHNLHPYCTCVAYANSCLNPFLYAFLDPRFRRACAPLLCRCHRRCRRPPAPDKSASYSSGPGKAADAAAAAAAGKLEPATQETLFRG; this is encoded by the coding sequence ATGGAGGAGGTGACGGACGCCTACGCCTACGGCGACAACCAGAGCGAGTGCGAGTACGCCGAGTGGGGCCCCTcgccggccctgctgcccgccaTCTACCTGCTGGTCTTCCTGCTGGGCACGGCGGGCAACGGCCTGGTCCTCTGGACCGTCTTCAAGGGGGGCCGCGAGCGGCGCCGCTCGGCCGACACCTTCATCGCCAACCTGGCGGCCGCCGACCTGGCCTTCGTGGCCACGCTGCCCCTCTGGGCCGCCTACGCCTGCCTGGGCTACCACTGGCCCTTCGGCACGGCCGCCTGCAAGGTCAGCAGCTACCTGGTCTTCGTCAACATGTACGCCAGCGTCTTCTGCCTGACGGGCCTCAGCTTCGACCGCTACCTGGCCATCGTGCGGCCCATGGCCACGGCCAAGCTGCGCTCGCGGGTGAGCGGGCTGGTGGCCACGGCCGCCCTGTGGGCGCTGGCCGCCCTGCTGGCGCTGCCGGCCATGGtgctgcggcgggcggccgccctggCCGGCGACGGCAAGGTCACCTGCTACATGGACTACGCCGGCGTGGCGGCGCCGGGCACGGAGAGCGCCTGGGAGGTGGGGTTGGGGCTGTCGTCCACGGCGCTGGGCTTCGCGGCCCCCTTCGGCGTCATGCTCACCTGCTACTTCTTCATCGGCCGCACGGTGGCCAGCCACTTCGGGCGCGAGCGGGGCGAGGGGGGCCCgcgcgagcgccgccgccgcctgctcacCATCATCGCCGTGCTGGTGGCCACCTTCGGCGCCTGCTGGCTGCCCTTCCACCTGGTCAAGACCGTCTACGGCCTCATGGACCTGGAGGTGCTGCCCTGGTCGTGCGCCTTGCACGCCTTCCTGCACAACCTGCACCCCTACTGCACCTGCGTGGCCTACGCCAACAGCTGCCTCAACCCCTTCCTCTACGCCTTCCTCGACCCCCGCTTCCGCCGCGCCTGCGCCCCCCTCCtctgccgctgccaccgccgctgccgccggcctccCGCGCCCGACAAGTCCGCCAGCTACTCCTCGGGTCCCGGCAAGGCGgccgacgcggcggcggcggcggcggccggcaagCTCGAGCCCGCCACGCAGGAGACGCTCTTCCGCGGCTGA
- the LRRC55 gene encoding leucine-rich repeat-containing protein 55, with product MLLSPWLAVAAAAVAAGAGCPAPCACRGQAVDCSERRLFSVPPELPLDTGNLSLAHNRIASIPPGYLACYAELRVLDLRNNSLADLPAGLFLAARRLAHLDLSYNNFSHVAADTFLEAGALVRLDLSHNPGLRRVHPQAFRGLAQLRDLDLSYGALAALSLEALEGLPGLVSLQIGGNPWVCGCTMEPFLKWLRSRVQRCSSDSQLAECRAPPEVEGALLFSLTEESFKACHLTLTLDDYLFIAFVGFVVSIASVATNFLLGITANCCHRWSKASEDEEI from the exons ATGCTGCTGAGCCCCTGgttggcggtggcggcggcggcggtggcggcgggcgccggctgCCCGGCGCCGTGCGCGTGCCGCGGCCAAGCGGTGGACTGCAGCGAGCGGCGGCTCTTCTCGGTGCCGCCCGAGCTGCCGTTGGACACGGGCAACCTCAGCTTGGCCCACAACCGCATCGCCAGCATCCCGCCGGGCTACCTGGCCTGCTACGCCGAGCTGCGCGTGCTCGACCTGAGGAACAACTCGTTGGCCGACCTGCCCGCCGGCCTCTTCCTGGCCGCCCGCCGCCTGGCCCACCTCGACCTCAGCTACAACAACTTCAGCCACGTGGCCGCCGACACGTTCCTGGAGGCCGGCGCCTTGGTGCGCCTCGACCTCAGCCACAACCCGGGTTTACGCCGCGTGCACCCGCAGGCTTTCCGGGGTCTGGCTCAGCTGCGGGACCTCGACCTCAGCTACGGCGCCTTGGCCGCCCTCAGCTTGGAGGCCCTCGAAGGGTTGCCGGGTCTGGTCAGCTTGCAGATCGGCGGCAACCCTTGGGTGTGCGGCTGCACCATGGAGCCCTTCCTCAAGTGGCTGAGGAGCCGCGTCCAACGCTGCAGCTCAG ATTCACAGCTGGCCGAGTGCCGGGCACCACCCGAAGTGGAAGGCGCCCTGCTCTTCTCCTTGACGGAGGAGAGCTTCAAGGCCTGCCACCTCACCTTGACGCTGGACGACTATCTCTTCATCGCCTTCGTGGGCTTCGTGGTCTCCATCGCCTCGGTGGCCACCAACTTCCTGCTGGGCATCACGGCCAACTGCTGCCACCGCTGGAGCAAAGCCAGCGAGGACGAGGAGATCTAG
- the NLRP6 gene encoding NACHT, LRR and PYD domains-containing protein 6 isoform X2: MGLLSSKSSTSSRGSFQGIAGELLFNALEKLSEMDFKRFRDVLAHGDLQGQRCIPWGRLQKADRTDTKNLMLRFYGGDAALNVAEAVLEQIHLRDTAAWLREEREKALRRAAFSSSSVSDYKKNYKKDIRNAYSRMKDRNARVGDKVSLNHRYSKLVIVNKHRDEEQREHEIMAMGRRHTEIMKEQANSSVTVDDLFKPSPDGWTPKVVVLLGAAGIGKTMTARKIMLDWASDKVFVEFDYVFYIHCREGNLLTSEASVEDLISRCCPSGFPPLTEMLKNPEKLLFVIDGFDELRFSFDRPQADLCSQPWEKRPVDIILSSLFRKTVLHDCSLLITTRPAALQKLSKCLECERHVEILGFSEAERKEYFHKFFENREQAATAFQFVRGNETLFTMCLVPIMCWIICTVMKQQLSRKRDLTQSTKTMTGIYILYLSALLSSLSSELKQSMPEVLRRLCSLAADGVWKQKVLFTEEEVHEYALEDRKVLPLLLNEHTFHKDIDCISTYSFIHLSFQEFFAALFYLLEDEGEAQMLPADPTRDVNKLLENYSNSRNYFMLTVRFLFGLLNEERRNTLQKETGCKISPKITQKLLTWLQESQKNALAVLTQETTVIRELELCQCLYEIQDERFVTTALDHFTGMYFRGVNLNQFDQIVLSFTIKNFPRLESLDLGHCSFIWDDPKDYTGLQPAKQMYPEKQQEEGKESPIHLLCQALEKSGCELKTLRFDQCQLTGACCRALAPVLRAKTTLMELDLGGNKELSDRGVKLLCEGLNHAACQVQTLRMGCCNLTAASCKDLAAVLGATPSLAHLDLSDNPLGDGGVQELCRGLTQPSCRVQKLWLWRCCLTEVGCRALATVLRMNPNLTELHLGDNELGNAGVRQLCESLRDAACRVQILSLWQCRLTEACCADLFTMLTASQSLVHLDLSENDLGDSSVQLLCEGLRQPTCLLQKLWLKKTGLSKEMLQNLAALKEIKPNLNIGYI, encoded by the exons ATggggctgctcagcagcaagagcagcacctccagcagaggCAGCTTCCAGGGcattgctggggagctgctgttcAACGCCCTGGAAAAGCTGTCGGAGATGGATTTTAAAAGATTTCGGGATGTGCTGGCGCACGGAGACCTCCAGGGCCAACGCTGCATTCCCTGGGGGCGGCTGCAGAAAGCCGACCGGACCGACACGAAAAACCTCATGCTGCGTTTCTACGGTGGAGACGCCGCCCTGAACGTCGCTGAGGCCGTGCTGGAGCAGATCCATCTCCGCGACACTGCAGCCTGGCTccgggaagagagagagaaag CCCTGAGGCGCGCTGCCTTCTCAAGTTCGTCGGTATCAG ATTATAAGAAGAATTACAAAAAGGATATCCGCAACGCTTACAGCAGAATGAAGGACCGAAATGCCCGTGTCGGTGATAAAGTGAGCCTGAACCACAGGTACTCAAAGCTTGTGATCGTCAATAAACACCGAGACGAAGAGCAGCGGGAACATGAGATCATGGCCATGGGCCGGAGGCACACAGAGATCATGAAGGAGCAAGCCAACTCCTCTGTCACTGTAGACGACCTTTTTAAGCCCAGCCCGGATGGGTGGACCCCCAAGGTCGTAGTgctcctgggagctgcaggcatcGGGAAGACGATGACTGCCAGGAAAATCATGTTGGACTGGGCGTCAGACAAGGTGTTTGTGGAGTTTGACTATGTTTTCTACATACACTGCCGGGAGGGCAACCTTCTCACCAGCGAGGCGAGCGTGGAAGACCTGATCTCCAGGTGCTGTCCCAGCGGCTTTCCCCCACTCACCGAGATGCTGAAGAACCCAGAGAAGCTCCTGTTTGTGATCGACGGCTTTGATGAGCTGCGCTTTTCCTTTGATCGGCCTCAGGCCGACCTGtgctcccagccctgggagaAGAGGCCAGTGGACATCATCCTGAGCAGCCTGTTTCGGAAAACAGTTCTCCATGATTGCTCGCTGCTCATCACCACGCGGCCAGCCGCACTGCAGAAACTCAGCAAGTGCCTGGAGTGCGAGCGCCACGTGGAAATTCTCGGCTTTTCTGAGGCAGAGAGGAAGGAGTATTTCCACAAGTTTTTTGAAAACAGGGAGCAGGCGGCCACAGCCTTTCAGTTTGTCCGAGGGAACGAAACGCTCTTCACCATGTGCCTCGTGCCCATCATGTGCTGGATTATCTGTACTGTCATGAAGCAACAGCTCAGCAGAAAGAGGGATCTCACGCAAAGCACGAAGACCATGACGGGAATCTATATTCTCTACCTCTCCGCGCTGCTCAGCTCGCTGAGCAGCGAGTTGAAGCAGAGCATGCCCGAGGTGCTGCGGAGGCTGTGCTCCCTGGCTGCTGATGGGGTCTGGAAGCAAAAAGTCCTGTTTACGGAGGAGGAGGTGCATGAGTACGCGCTGGAAGACAGAAAGGTCCTCCCGCTCCTCCTCAATGAGCACACCTTCCACAAAGACATCGACTGCATCAGCACCTACAGCTTTATCCACCTCAGCTTCCAGGAGTTTTTCGCTGCTCTCTTTTATCTACTTGAAGATGAAGGAGAAGCACAGATGCTTCCAGCTGATCCTACGAGGGATGTGAACAAATTGCTAGAGAACTACAGCAACTCGAGGAACTACTTCATGTTAACTGTGCGGTTCCTGTTTGGTCTCTTAAATGAGGAACGAAGAAATACTCTGCAGAAGGAAACTGGGTGTAAAATTTCACCAAAGATTACGCAAAAATTACTCACATGGCTTCAGGAAAGCCAAAAAAATGCCTTAGCTGTTCTTACGCAGGAGACCACAGTGATTCGGGAGCTGGAGCTCTGCCAGTGCTTATATGAAATCCAAGACGAGCGTTTTGTGACAACTGCTTTGGATCATTTCACAGGAATGTACTTCCGAGGAGTCAATCTTAACCAATTTGATCAAATTGTCCTTTCGTTCACTATAAAAAACTTCCCCAGACTGGAGTCACTTGATCTGGGACATTGCTCCTTTATATGGGACGACCCCAAGGATTACACAGGCCTGCAGCCGGCAAAGCAGATGTATCC ggaaaaacagcaggaggagggaaaggagtcACCCATCCACCTGCTTTGCCAAGCCTTGGAAAAGTCAGGCTGTGAATTAAAGACATTAAG GTTTGATCAGTGTCAACTcacaggtgcctgctgcagggctctCGCCCCTGTCCTCAGAGCAAAAACCACCCTGATGGAGCTGGACCTGGGTGGGAACAAAGAGCTGAGCGATAGAGGCGTGAAGCTGCTGTGCGAGGGCCTGAACCACGCCGCCTGCCAGGTGCAGACACTGCG GATGGGCTGTTGCAACCTCACGGCCGCCAGCTGCAAGGACCTCGCCGCTGTGCTCGGTGCCACGCCGAGCCTGGCCCACCTCGACCTAAGCGACAATCCCCTGGGCGACGGCGgtgtgcaggagctgtgcaggggACTAACGCAACCCAGCTGCAGGGTGCAGAAGCTCTG GCTGTGGCGGTGCTGCCTGACAGAGGTGGGCTGCAGGGCTCTCGCCACGGTGCTTCGCATGAACCCGAACTTGACAGAGCTGCACCTGGGGGACAACgagctggggaatgcaggtgtgcggcaGCTGTGCGAGAGCCTGCGGGATGCTGCCTGCCGGGTGCAGATACTGAG CCTGTGGCAGTGCCGGCTCACTGAAGCTTGCTGCGCGGACCTCTTCACCATGCTCACTGCCAGCCAGAGCCTGGTGCACCTGGACCTGAGCGAGAATGACCTGGGAGACAGCAGTGTGCAGCTGCTCTGCGAGGGGCTCAGACAACCCACCTGCCTCCTGCAGAAACTGTG GTTGAAGAAAACTGGATTAAGTAAAGAAATGCTGCAGAATCTGGCTGCTCTAAAAGAAATAAAGCCCAATCTAAATATAGGATACATTTGA
- the NLRP6 gene encoding NACHT, LRR and PYD domains-containing protein 6 isoform X1, whose protein sequence is MGLLSSKSSTSSRGSFQGIAGELLFNALEKLSEMDFKRFRDVLAHGDLQGQRCIPWGRLQKADRTDTKNLMLRFYGGDAALNVAEAVLEQIHLRDTAAWLREEREKALRRAAFSSSSVSDYKKNYKKDIRNAYSRMKDRNARVGDKVSLNHRYSKLVIVNKHRDEEQREHEIMAMGRRHTEIMKEQANSSVTVDDLFKPSPDGWTPKVVVLLGAAGIGKTMTARKIMLDWASDKVFVEFDYVFYIHCREGNLLTSEASVEDLISRCCPSGFPPLTEMLKNPEKLLFVIDGFDELRFSFDRPQADLCSQPWEKRPVDIILSSLFRKTVLHDCSLLITTRPAALQKLSKCLECERHVEILGFSEAERKEYFHKFFENREQAATAFQFVRGNETLFTMCLVPIMCWIICTVMKQQLSRKRDLTQSTKTMTGIYILYLSALLSSLSSELKQSMPEVLRRLCSLAADGVWKQKVLFTEEEVHEYALEDRKVLPLLLNEHTFHKDIDCISTYSFIHLSFQEFFAALFYLLEDEGEAQMLPADPTRDVNKLLENYSNSRNYFMLTVRFLFGLLNEERRNTLQKETGCKISPKITQKLLTWLQESQKNALAVLTQETTVIRELELCQCLYEIQDERFVTTALDHFTGMYFRGVNLNQFDQIVLSFTIKNFPRLESLDLGHCSFIWDDPKDYTGLQPAKQMYPEKQQEEGKESPIHLLCQALEKSGCELKTLRFDQCQLTGACCRALAPVLRAKTTLMELDLGGNKELSDRGVKLLCEGLNHAACQVQTLRMGCCNLTAASCKDLAAVLGATPSLAHLDLSDNPLGDGGVQELCRGLTQPSCRVQKLWLWRCCLTGVGCRALATVLRANSNLTELHLGDNKLGDRGVRRLCESLQDAACRVQTLRLWRCCLTEVGCRALATVLRMNPNLTELHLGDNELGNAGVRQLCESLRDAACRVQILSLWQCRLTEACCADLFTMLTASQSLVHLDLSENDLGDSSVQLLCEGLRQPTCLLQKLWLKKTGLSKEMLQNLAALKEIKPNLNIGYI, encoded by the exons ATggggctgctcagcagcaagagcagcacctccagcagaggCAGCTTCCAGGGcattgctggggagctgctgttcAACGCCCTGGAAAAGCTGTCGGAGATGGATTTTAAAAGATTTCGGGATGTGCTGGCGCACGGAGACCTCCAGGGCCAACGCTGCATTCCCTGGGGGCGGCTGCAGAAAGCCGACCGGACCGACACGAAAAACCTCATGCTGCGTTTCTACGGTGGAGACGCCGCCCTGAACGTCGCTGAGGCCGTGCTGGAGCAGATCCATCTCCGCGACACTGCAGCCTGGCTccgggaagagagagagaaag CCCTGAGGCGCGCTGCCTTCTCAAGTTCGTCGGTATCAG ATTATAAGAAGAATTACAAAAAGGATATCCGCAACGCTTACAGCAGAATGAAGGACCGAAATGCCCGTGTCGGTGATAAAGTGAGCCTGAACCACAGGTACTCAAAGCTTGTGATCGTCAATAAACACCGAGACGAAGAGCAGCGGGAACATGAGATCATGGCCATGGGCCGGAGGCACACAGAGATCATGAAGGAGCAAGCCAACTCCTCTGTCACTGTAGACGACCTTTTTAAGCCCAGCCCGGATGGGTGGACCCCCAAGGTCGTAGTgctcctgggagctgcaggcatcGGGAAGACGATGACTGCCAGGAAAATCATGTTGGACTGGGCGTCAGACAAGGTGTTTGTGGAGTTTGACTATGTTTTCTACATACACTGCCGGGAGGGCAACCTTCTCACCAGCGAGGCGAGCGTGGAAGACCTGATCTCCAGGTGCTGTCCCAGCGGCTTTCCCCCACTCACCGAGATGCTGAAGAACCCAGAGAAGCTCCTGTTTGTGATCGACGGCTTTGATGAGCTGCGCTTTTCCTTTGATCGGCCTCAGGCCGACCTGtgctcccagccctgggagaAGAGGCCAGTGGACATCATCCTGAGCAGCCTGTTTCGGAAAACAGTTCTCCATGATTGCTCGCTGCTCATCACCACGCGGCCAGCCGCACTGCAGAAACTCAGCAAGTGCCTGGAGTGCGAGCGCCACGTGGAAATTCTCGGCTTTTCTGAGGCAGAGAGGAAGGAGTATTTCCACAAGTTTTTTGAAAACAGGGAGCAGGCGGCCACAGCCTTTCAGTTTGTCCGAGGGAACGAAACGCTCTTCACCATGTGCCTCGTGCCCATCATGTGCTGGATTATCTGTACTGTCATGAAGCAACAGCTCAGCAGAAAGAGGGATCTCACGCAAAGCACGAAGACCATGACGGGAATCTATATTCTCTACCTCTCCGCGCTGCTCAGCTCGCTGAGCAGCGAGTTGAAGCAGAGCATGCCCGAGGTGCTGCGGAGGCTGTGCTCCCTGGCTGCTGATGGGGTCTGGAAGCAAAAAGTCCTGTTTACGGAGGAGGAGGTGCATGAGTACGCGCTGGAAGACAGAAAGGTCCTCCCGCTCCTCCTCAATGAGCACACCTTCCACAAAGACATCGACTGCATCAGCACCTACAGCTTTATCCACCTCAGCTTCCAGGAGTTTTTCGCTGCTCTCTTTTATCTACTTGAAGATGAAGGAGAAGCACAGATGCTTCCAGCTGATCCTACGAGGGATGTGAACAAATTGCTAGAGAACTACAGCAACTCGAGGAACTACTTCATGTTAACTGTGCGGTTCCTGTTTGGTCTCTTAAATGAGGAACGAAGAAATACTCTGCAGAAGGAAACTGGGTGTAAAATTTCACCAAAGATTACGCAAAAATTACTCACATGGCTTCAGGAAAGCCAAAAAAATGCCTTAGCTGTTCTTACGCAGGAGACCACAGTGATTCGGGAGCTGGAGCTCTGCCAGTGCTTATATGAAATCCAAGACGAGCGTTTTGTGACAACTGCTTTGGATCATTTCACAGGAATGTACTTCCGAGGAGTCAATCTTAACCAATTTGATCAAATTGTCCTTTCGTTCACTATAAAAAACTTCCCCAGACTGGAGTCACTTGATCTGGGACATTGCTCCTTTATATGGGACGACCCCAAGGATTACACAGGCCTGCAGCCGGCAAAGCAGATGTATCC ggaaaaacagcaggaggagggaaaggagtcACCCATCCACCTGCTTTGCCAAGCCTTGGAAAAGTCAGGCTGTGAATTAAAGACATTAAG GTTTGATCAGTGTCAACTcacaggtgcctgctgcagggctctCGCCCCTGTCCTCAGAGCAAAAACCACCCTGATGGAGCTGGACCTGGGTGGGAACAAAGAGCTGAGCGATAGAGGCGTGAAGCTGCTGTGCGAGGGCCTGAACCACGCCGCCTGCCAGGTGCAGACACTGCG GATGGGCTGTTGCAACCTCACGGCCGCCAGCTGCAAGGACCTCGCCGCTGTGCTCGGTGCCACGCCGAGCCTGGCCCACCTCGACCTAAGCGACAATCCCCTGGGCGACGGCGgtgtgcaggagctgtgcaggggACTAACGCAACCCAGCTGCAGGGTGCAGAAGCTCTG GCTGTGGCGGTGCTGCCTGACAGGGGTGGGCTGCAGGGCTCTCGCCACGGTGCTTCGCGCAAACTCGAACCTGACGGAGCTGCACCTGGGGGACAACAAGCTGGGGGACAGAGGCGTGCGGCGGCTGTGCGAGAGCCTGCAGGATGCCGCCTGCCGGGTGCAGACGCTGAG GCTGTGGCGGTGCTGCCTGACAGAGGTGGGCTGCAGGGCTCTCGCCACGGTGCTTCGCATGAACCCGAACTTGACAGAGCTGCACCTGGGGGACAACgagctggggaatgcaggtgtgcggcaGCTGTGCGAGAGCCTGCGGGATGCTGCCTGCCGGGTGCAGATACTGAG CCTGTGGCAGTGCCGGCTCACTGAAGCTTGCTGCGCGGACCTCTTCACCATGCTCACTGCCAGCCAGAGCCTGGTGCACCTGGACCTGAGCGAGAATGACCTGGGAGACAGCAGTGTGCAGCTGCTCTGCGAGGGGCTCAGACAACCCACCTGCCTCCTGCAGAAACTGTG GTTGAAGAAAACTGGATTAAGTAAAGAAATGCTGCAGAATCTGGCTGCTCTAAAAGAAATAAAGCCCAATCTAAATATAGGATACATTTGA